The nucleotide sequence GGCCTTAACAACTGTGCCTGCCAGTCTTTGGGAACCAATCTTTGGGAACATTTTCTTGTCTCTTAAGGACTGTTGCCAGTAAActtagaaattttaatattttattaccattgtatgaattaaatattatattaccaTTGTACAATGCCCCCTATCATCCAGATTTTACTGCACACAATCACTAAGCACATTTACtgaaattcatattactaatgccatgtattttgtcattcttcaaaattaagtaaagctACTCAAATGTGCTCGAGCCTAGCACCCGTAACACCCACCCCAGGCTAGGCCTGAAAGTATATACGAATAATTTCTATGAAGCAGCCAGACAACTAATGACCTGTTGTCTTTCACAGAACATATATTTAGACCCTCCAGTACTTTTAGTTTGTCCAAATCATTAGATTCACTTTAAGCAAGAACCTCCTACTGTATTCatactgtaattaatcttaaaacAATGAGATAGGATGCGCATATGATGAGAAAGGGAGAGGCCCAGTTACACAAAGTAGCAGCTATGGGCCAGAAGGCAATTCAAGCATTAAGTGCAGCAAACATACAGGGGAAGAAAATTACATGTCTAATCTTAATAAAAAACCagacaaattatatttattgatggTTTTGAGATAACCCACAAACTGTGGTTAACTGCTTTACGTTTCAGATAGAAACAATACCGTTAAGTCATCAATCCTCATATCATAAAGGTCAACTTGCAATTTAAGGTCAATGTTATTACTTGCAACTAAAGTATTCTCTCGTACAAATTCCTCCTGTGGTATATGAAGGGGTTCCcaaggtttttttgggggggtgattTTGAACATTACTGTATTTAAAGTTGTTTTATCTCAACTAAACATTTGGTCACAAAGCTTCCTTGTTATAAGAAGTTCTAGTTAATATCTACAAGCATTAGTTGCAAATTAGGTCTCTCCTTGTGGAAGAATATGAAGTGACATCTTTCAACTTTCACAATATTTGTAATTAACATTTGTTCATAGTGAAATGTTTTTAGTATTGCAACTTACAGGAAACATGCAAATAACTCATTTTGCATGCATCCATCTTCAATACAGAGGTGAATGTGATACTGTTTTGCAATGTTTTCCATCTTACGGAACATGGACAGAAAATTAAGACTGCATACTTTATCTCAAAAGTGTGCATAATTTCTCTCAAAATGCTATGTTAATGCAATTCTTGGATTATTATTTAGCAATAAGATTgttttacagcagaaattctagttataaaaatttttgtgaaatagCCATGCTACACACTTCAGTCACACCAATTTTACTGTACATGTGCATACTAACGAAAacaagtttctttggcacaaccgagttttctgtacaatgaataatcaaggccaacgaaaatatatctaccttcaggtggtctcagtataatgctctatgaacagcggcccatgaaactttaacaacagcTCGGTcgtagcctgtcctatattgttgctagatgcatgattatggttaacttgaacattaaaataaaagctacagaggatagatggctgcaatttggtatgtttgatgattggagggtggatgatcaacataacaatttgtggccctctagcctcagcagtttttaagatctgagggcagacagaaaactaaaactcgacATGACTTACTCTTAAACTAAGGTAAAATACCCCATTATgttaataaaactttcaaaaatacaCACTTCGTATCAAGAACAATCTGGACCCACATCTAATTTAAACATTACTTTGAAGGGGTGTTTGATCATACACATATAGTAGTCATTGAATTATCTGCCAGCCTACTCATAACATTTTGTTATACTGttatttaaatagttttccaGAACACACATGAAAAATTTACACAACTATGTGGTTCCTTTTGCAAGTATAATGTTAGCCTTATTCCACCTAAGTGCAACTACAACCATAAACTTGATTCTTCAAGACGAGGCTACAATCTGCTGCACAACTCACGTGCACCAGCACAGAATTACAGAATTTATACAATATAATTTCAAGGTGCAATGTCTATCAGTTTAAAATGTATTTAGGTCATACTGAAATGGTAATTACAGTACACTGTATATCAGTTACTTGCCAGACACATGAACCATACATTTTAAGGATCTGTATCTTgggttttatacatttttttaccagTACTATTGACGCATACTTGGGTTAAGTTTCCCACAACCCCTATATCTAATTCTGAGGGAAACCCAGTAGGAAACCATGGATTTGGGTTGAGAGAAAGCCAGAAATAAGAGAATTGCACTGACAACAATGGTTAAAACATCAATAATCACGAGACATGTagtcagaaataaattcttcatctACCACAATCAGTAAGCCAAAAAAGTATTGTACACAATGACATAGCAAGGTCAGTAACAACAATACATCCTAACTGAACTTTGGGCATGCGCCCTATCTGGCCAGAGGGACTCTGACCCCAGCCCACCCAAACCAAGAATGGTGTAACCTATAGATACAAATATGAATGCATCTTAAGTGAACTTCACCTGCTGGGTCCTACCTGgcaggaaggggaaggggacatTCGTATGTCCTCCGAATCCCTCCAACTAATCTGATCCACGTAAGTAATTTAACCTCTAAAGTGAATTGCACGGATACAACCTAACCTACATTgtcatgttacacctttctatGGGGTTTCACCATACTGGACCCCAATCTAACTTGACCTAGAGAGTTGTAAACTGGAGACATACAATGATGCATCCCCATCAAATCTGACAGATATGTAAATGAGAGTGTGAAATACAGTGATGCACTCTCACCTATCCTAGACCATCAGGTCTTAACTGGCCATATGACCCCTGACACCCCCAAACTATCTTATACTGTATAACGCTCacctttattttgtaaaagtggTCTTGAGTTTTCAACATCTgaataatttaatgttctttggaTCTGGTGAACTGATTAATTTGGTGGTGCTACTATAGTacatctaccatccattttctgcATTTGGCCCCCCGGGGGATAGTACacaacatggcaaaacagtgtaggcgagtcactatttcgccatgtttagtactagtcccttgggggatcaaatagttttgtataaaGTTTGAGGAAGCaattgccataggccttaattgggATGCTTGGTAGACTGCCCCCTAATATTTGGTAGGTCACGAATGGCTCGGTAGATATCATGCTACAGTATAGTAGCACCAATTTGGCTACATCGCAGCATTATGGGAAACTGCAGTTCAAACATACGTTGTCAATTCTAAACACTTTATAACAGCAATGGTTCTGAACTGGATGGACATTACACATCCCGCATTAAATGTAATAGCATTAACAGGTAatcaaaattaacaagaatactaTAAAAtttggataatatttttttccacttccTATGTTGCACAAACTTCTTTGAAAGAAGCATAAagcgaagaaaatgaaaaaagatgagTTTTATTAGGTAAAGTGATGAACCTGTTATGACATAAGATAAGTCCACAATCAAAACAATTGGAGAGAGATAAGGCACATGCTCTCAAGCTTAAGATAAACCTATTACCTTGTTCAGCCTAATTACACTAGGGCCCAAAATTAGGCTACcatacaaaagaaatatgttACCAAACATTTCTGCTTCAAATAAGCATAATCTCTACCCTATCATATACTGTACTACTCAGCATCAAGAGGTAACCTGGAAAAAGGGCAGAATGGCCTTCATTGATACCACCTAcaattccaggtaaaaaaaacaaaaaaaaactgtgaccTAGCAAGCTATAAACATTGGTTACCACTCACATAAAGCAACACATGCCAGAAGATATGTGAAACAGGTATAaataaatgttgaagtttctaATGGACTAAGTTTGTGGAGTAATGCCAGCAAGATTTATTACTTATGTCACACaagcacatttatttttctttccatatttcgcTGAACACTGTCACCTGTTTAAAATTCAGTGTCACTGTTTACACCAACTAGCTGAACTGCAGACCCACATGTTTGTCAGAAACTGGCACAAGCATTGATGCATGAAGACCAGGGAGATCAGTTATCCCAACAGACGGCAATACAAGCTTAATTAACAGGTGGTGTGATACAAAAACAGTTttgtttactgtacattctagaaatagttttttccttcaatatctcagattgagaaaataagtaaattactgAAAGAAGGGATGCCATTGGCAGGAAGGACCTCATGTTTCTGTCAGACCCATTCCACTCTGTCAGATCCATTTCACAGGTAAGGCCCATTATGAAATGGGTGGTTTTTGGTGTGATGCTTGGCTGACCAGGGATATCTAGCTAGTCTAACAGCTCAGCCTGTTCAACAACACATGGTCCATCTGGACACTACAACCCGCAAGatacaaaacaggaaaattcTTTAGATAAATCTTCCAGCCTACTTAACACATTACACCCTAGGCTACTGCAAACCACTTCAAATAACAGTTCAAGTTTGATTATCCCACACTATCCTACCCTAATGTGTTAGTTTCATCATGACAAAAAATTCAGTTTCTGCCTACAACCCATAGGATAATTCATATCAAGAGGAACCTGTCTAATGGACCATCAGCTCACAGACTTGCCGACTTGGAGAATAACCACAAGTGCAGAAAAATTCTAAACCGTAGGACAAGGGAAGGCCTCTTAAGATATCTATTATATTCGTCCTTCATACCTTTTGCTATACTAAGCAAAGCCATTAGTTGCTTCATGAGGTCACTGGCATGTCACTGTAGTTGAGGGCAAAATAAACACAGTACTGTATGGGCTACAAGGACAGTTAGTTAACCTACAGATAGAAAAGTCTAAGGTTTCCAGTTGAGTAAAATGTCAATTCTGACAGGCCAactgctgtatatataaatggaggcAAGGCCAAGGCTTAAGCGTATATGTCTGGCAGTCCATCCACACACGGTAACCCACTTTCATTTTGATTAAGTTCCTGGCCCGGCCATAAAACTCAATTACTTCAGTTTTACCAAATTATAACTTGGCCTAAATGTGAAACCTGCACCCTTCATATGAATGAGCAACTTCTTGCTGCCCTGGGGAACTTTTTATTCTAAGCTAACGCAGGGAAACGAGAGAAAGCCTGACATTTCTAGTGGGCTATCCTTACTAAGCTATTAATAGGGTCCTGTCTCAGTTCTCGATATAATTAGAGCAAAACAGAGCGAGCCCTTTAACTCAGTAGCCCCAAAAGAAAGCCTACAACCGTCAAAATAGAATCCTAACATCAGGTGGAACGGAAGATTCCACTTTATTGACAGAAACACGGAAATGAGCTTCACACTACGGCGCACTCAATGCCATCTTGACCGGCGACTAAAATTACGATGAAGATTCTTCGTCTCTCCCATGAGATTTTGACAGCTGACGAAGGTCAGCAGAATGACAAATTAGTCGGTGAGGAGAAAGAGGGTGGTCAGGCAGGAGAATGAGGTAAAAGGGAGCGAAGGGGCAGACGAAAGGAAAGGGGtggagaagggggggaggaggagggtgcgGCCACGCCAGCCCTAACGACGTGGCACCAAAACACAGACACCGCACAAATAACACAATATTGACACTTACTGTACTGTAGCCAGAGGGTCCGTCCTAAGGAAAACCACTTTGGTTGAGTAGCTCCACTTTGAGAGGTGGGTCtgcaagagaaagaagaggaaatgaaggCCCAGTCCATCTGGTATGCATCAGGGGGTAGTGAAAATATCACGGTTTGACAGGTACACTGACGTCTTGTCGTCTTACCTTCCACACGCGAAGTGAAATGCCAAGATTGAGTATCACCGAGCGCAGACGACTACTGAACACAATGCGAGATCTGGCTCCGTTCTGTTCGGCGTACGACTAAGCCACGCCTACTAAGCCGTTCAGGAATCAAATCATACCAATAGATGTCGCTAGCAAAGCAAGTTGTCATGTTTTATTGTGAATTGAAACTTTGATACGAAGGAAACACAGAATGAAATGGGTAGATATTTCCTAAGACAACTACATTATAAAGCACCAGGCTTTTGTTTTACACAGGATTAAACGATTTTACCCAAAATTACCCTCCTTAGGTTCTTCAtttagacagagagaaaggagagagaatctACTGATCGATTACATTCAGgtaaaaatgtcttatttttctgAGCCACCGAGTTTTAACTGTCCGATTCCCtcacatcttttttttatatgctttgtaAGCATTGAATCCAAATGGGAAATGTGTGAAGCAACTTTTCCAGGTGGGATTCGCGCCCATTAAGAGACTCCATTTTCAAATAAGATTCAAGCCCATCTGATAAGATAAgagtattttcataattatatttaccaTTCGGATTCCAATCAAGCAGAatgttacaggctgctgaagagcaggaGCCCGGGCCAGCGCAAGGGTGGCTGAATCTAAGTAGAGTATACGTAACTCGACAAGCCAAGAAGTCTTTCTGGcctgataatgataatttagtCTTCATTATTTACTTGCTCGTCTAACGATGCCATCGTCACACTTGTGCCCAGTCAAGTAATTTAACCTACTATTCCGCCAACATTTGCAATTGATCAATCAATTCTCGTTTTATGCGCAGTGTAGCGTCACATCTTTGTTACGCTATCTGCAATTTCCCTCAGCCTCATTTATGACATTTACAATGACTGCCTTAACCCTTTAATGTCTCCATACTGAAGGATTTTAAGTAGAGGCATGAATATCTCAGAACTTATTTGTTTAGGTGCACTTTAcgataataaaaccaaaaatcttcagtttcttacttcctttattgtttttttaatgtgttcCCAAAATGGGAACGTTGGACACTTACGGGATACAAtcttgtgtaaaaaataaaaatcgctctttttacaaaaatagcaaaaaaaaaaagtctgttttttagtgtaaatattacaatataacaTTATTGTAATGACAAAGTTCCATTAATACTGATtactgtttatttgattttttgagaAACAATTGAACTTAATTCTTATGGAATGTGATGCTACATTTCTTATGGAGccttttttcacacttttttgcAATTCAGGCGTGTGTTTTTCTTACAGACATAGCACCTACCTTGAGAGCATTGCTCAAGAAAGCGATTTGTCTTATCGTATCGGACTGCCCTTGGTACAGATGATGTTGGCCCCCCTTGTCTGTTTCTGGATGTTTGGATTTTTACCCGCGTTCAGGCTATTTCACGTCTGTAATCCTTATGGGTTACGCGAGAGTCAGGATTCACATGCTGGTAGAATCTGTAGCTTGCTACAATAGAGAGATTCAGTAGTTGTGAGAATATATTCCACTACCATTTCTTTGATCGCAGCCTTGGCCTGTAGGTTGACAACATTTTGCCGCATACTTCTACTCCACTCATTcctttattatacatatttattagaTATGGCTGTTCCActgtcctttttccttcattcttcacCCATCTATTAACTTTCTGAATGGGACTGACTGTTCCATGGTAGCCACTGGCAACTGTAAAAATACTGTTATCATTCCATCTTGCATATAAGACCGTATCATCTGATCTGTAGTCATAAGAACCCCTCTCttttttctcagtttccttttttgGCAAAAGAGGACATTTTCCTGTACGGTTTTTCTGATTGTTCCACAAACACAGAAGCCTTGTTTTGTAAGACCAACCATCAATGCATAACTtgtgaaaaatttgtaaaaaaaatatgacgtgAATCCTTATTCACTATTGGTTGCAATATATCCATATCGACTTGAGATCCAAGTGGCAGCTTCCTGTTTTCATCCTTACCACAGTAAATTGAAAAGTTATATGGATAGCCATCAGCACTGCAAGTCATCCATATCTTATAACCAAAACTGATAGGTTTATTTCGCATGAACTGATTCATCAATGCtcagaaattcatgaaaaatacctTGTTTTTGACAATTCTCTCTGAGCATATCAAGCAGGGGTAAAatctttgccattttttattttgccagatTATTGTCATCTGCAACATGACAATACTTCTTGATGGATTTGAACTTTTCCCTGCTCACAGTGTTAGGAAATATTGGTATAGCTAAGTCATCACTTGTCGACCAATAGTTATTCTCAGAGGGCACACTATGATATCCACTTAACAGAACTAATCCCAAAAAGTTTGTCATGTCTTCCTCATCAATAGAGAAATTCTTGTCGTTTTTATCTCGAGCATACAAATCCGTTTGTGCGGTAAGATGACTAATGATCTCATCCGGGAGGAACAGCTTATATATCTCAAACATTCGTTTTCCTAAATGAGCTTCACAATCACCTGCAGGTACTGAGTGTAGATCAAATGATAGATTTTCCCTTTTACgccatcttcctttttctctgaaGTTTTCGACCTCTTCGTCTTCATTTTCATGAA is from Macrobrachium rosenbergii isolate ZJJX-2024 chromosome 10, ASM4041242v1, whole genome shotgun sequence and encodes:
- the LOC136843006 gene encoding piggyBac transposable element-derived protein 2-like translates to MESKSFYGANTPRMHYRFLRDAAEVVTQSNSEDIDIVILPPSTGDQPANSDEENEDDALDRECMPDEISGELEVHENEDEEVENFREKGRWRKRENLSFDLHSVPAGDCEAHLGKRMFEIYKLFLPDEIISHLTAQTDLYARDKNDKNFSIDEEDMTNFLGLVLLSGYHSVPSENNYWSTSDDLAIPIFPNTVSREKFKSIKKYCHVADDNNLAK